Proteins encoded by one window of Anopheles maculipalpis chromosome 2RL, idAnoMacuDA_375_x, whole genome shotgun sequence:
- the LOC126558718 gene encoding LOW QUALITY PROTEIN: elongation of very long chain fatty acids protein AAEL008004-like (The sequence of the model RefSeq protein was modified relative to this genomic sequence to represent the inferred CDS: substituted 2 bases at 2 genomic stop codons), whose product MALIIHSILNGNNYLVDKTGKDALLGHFNFLPNXXSPFFFTSDERILDLPLLKSFWTVPLITGGYLYFVLNLGPKLMANRKPIEMRNLLIVYNLFQVVANAATFVMGLNYLRTYPYSFVCQSFQRDRSPQSMVELRLGYAYFLLKILDLADTVFFVLRKKQSHVSFLHVYHHTIMAISASLFMRYLAGGHCFMLGMLNTLVHAVMYFYFFLTIYRPEAMRGATWKRYVTLLQMTQFGYLVFHFFRPIVLGIDCGYPRAVMWFVGMQNIFMLLMFSDFYRRTYLRKPLKAHSN is encoded by the exons ATGGCTTTGATTATACACTCGATCCTCAATGGAAACAACTATCTGGTGGACAAGACAGGCAAGGATGCCCTCCTCGGCCACTTCAACTTCCTCCCCAACTAATGATCCCCATTCTTCTTCACCTCAGATGAAAGAATTCTCGATCTACCGCTGCTCAAGTCTTTTTGGACAGTCCCCTTAATAACTGGGGGCTATCTGTACTTTGTCCTCAATCTAGGTCCAAAGCTAATGGCCAACCGGAAACCGATCGAAATGCGAAACCTTCTTATCGTGTACAATCTGTTCCAGGTGGTGGCAAATGCGGCTACATTTGTGATG GGTCTTAACTACTTGCGCACCTACCCGTACTCGTTCGTCTGCCAATCGTTTCAGCGCGATAGGAGCCCACAATCGATGGTAGAGCTACGGCTCGGTTACGCTTACTTTCTGCTAAAGATACTCGATCTTGCCGACACGGTGTTCTTTGTGCTGCGAAAAAAGCAATCCCATGTGTCCTTCCTGCACGTGTACCATCACACGATAATGGCCATTTCGGCCTCACTGTTTATGCGCTATCTGGCCGGTGGCCACTGCTTTATGCTCGGCATGCTCAACACGCTCGTGCACGCCGTGATGTACTTTTACTTCTTCCTAACGATCTACCGCCCGGAAGCGATGCGGGGTGCAACGTGGAAGCGATACGTCACGCTGCTTCAGATGACGCAGTTCGGCTACTTGGTGTTTCATTTCTTCCGTCCGATCGTGCTGGGGATTGACTGTGGATATCCGCGAGCTGTGATGTGGTTTGTGGGCATGCAGAACATCTTCATGCTGCTGATGTTTAGCGATTTCTATCGACGAACGTACCTTCGGAAGCCGTTGAAAGCTCATAGCAACTGA